From the Cryptosporangium aurantiacum genome, one window contains:
- the groL gene encoding chaperonin GroEL (60 kDa chaperone family; promotes refolding of misfolded polypeptides especially under stressful conditions; forms two stacked rings of heptamers to form a barrel-shaped 14mer; ends can be capped by GroES; misfolded proteins enter the barrel where they are refolded when GroES binds) yields the protein MAKILSFSDDARKGLERGVDALADVVKITLGPKGRNVVLDKKFGSPTITNDGVTIAREVELTDPYENLGAQLAKEVATKTNDVAGDGTTTATVLAQALVREGLRNVAAGANPIAVRRGIQAAVEAVDKALLEKAIPVESKQSIAHVATISAQDATIGNLIAEAMDVVGTDGVITVEESSAMETELEVTEGLQLDKGYISPYFATDAESLEAVLEDARILVTTEKISSIADLLPLLEKVVESKKPLLIIAEDVDGEALSTLVVNSIRKTFTVVAVKAPGFGDRRKAMLGDIATLTGAQVIAPEVGLKLDQVGLDSLGTARRITVTKDTTTIVDGGGSAEDLAGRIAQIKNEIEASDSDWDREKLQERLAKLSGGISVIRVGAATEVELKEKKHRIEDAISATKAAVEEGIVAGGGTALVHAAPSLDGDLGLTGDEATGVKIVRASLSYPLRNIAENAGLEGGVVVSKVAELPVGSGLNAATGEYGDLVAQGVVDPVKVTRNALANAASIAGLLLTTESLVVEKPAEEEGAGHSHSHGGHGHSHSHGPGF from the coding sequence ATGGCGAAGATTCTTAGCTTTTCCGATGACGCCCGGAAGGGCCTCGAGCGCGGTGTCGACGCGCTCGCTGACGTCGTCAAGATCACGCTCGGCCCCAAGGGCCGCAACGTGGTCCTCGACAAGAAGTTCGGCAGCCCGACGATCACGAACGACGGCGTCACGATCGCCCGTGAGGTCGAGCTGACCGACCCGTACGAGAACCTTGGCGCCCAGCTCGCCAAGGAGGTCGCCACCAAGACGAACGACGTCGCTGGTGACGGCACCACCACCGCGACCGTGCTGGCGCAGGCGCTGGTCCGCGAGGGCCTGCGCAACGTCGCTGCCGGCGCGAACCCGATCGCGGTCCGCCGGGGCATCCAGGCCGCGGTCGAGGCCGTCGACAAGGCGCTGCTGGAGAAGGCCATCCCGGTCGAGTCCAAGCAGTCGATCGCGCACGTCGCGACGATCTCGGCCCAGGACGCCACGATCGGCAACCTGATCGCCGAGGCGATGGACGTCGTGGGCACCGACGGCGTCATCACCGTCGAGGAGTCCTCGGCGATGGAGACCGAGCTCGAGGTCACCGAGGGTCTGCAGCTCGACAAGGGCTACATCTCGCCGTACTTCGCGACCGACGCCGAGAGCCTCGAGGCGGTTCTCGAGGATGCCCGCATCCTCGTCACCACCGAGAAGATCTCGTCGATCGCCGACCTGCTCCCGCTGCTGGAGAAGGTCGTCGAGTCGAAGAAGCCGCTGCTGATCATCGCCGAGGACGTCGACGGCGAGGCGCTGTCGACCCTGGTCGTCAACTCGATCCGTAAGACCTTCACGGTCGTCGCGGTCAAGGCGCCCGGCTTCGGCGACCGCCGCAAGGCCATGCTCGGCGACATCGCGACGCTCACCGGCGCGCAGGTCATCGCCCCCGAGGTCGGCCTCAAGCTCGACCAGGTCGGCCTGGACTCGCTGGGCACCGCCCGTCGGATCACGGTCACCAAGGACACCACCACGATCGTCGACGGTGGCGGCTCCGCGGAGGACCTGGCCGGTCGCATCGCCCAGATCAAGAACGAGATCGAGGCCAGCGACTCCGACTGGGACCGCGAGAAGCTCCAGGAGCGCCTCGCGAAGCTCTCCGGCGGCATCAGCGTGATCCGCGTGGGCGCGGCCACCGAGGTCGAGCTCAAGGAGAAGAAGCACCGCATCGAGGACGCCATCTCGGCGACCAAGGCGGCCGTGGAAGAGGGCATCGTCGCCGGTGGCGGCACCGCTCTCGTGCACGCCGCGCCGTCGCTCGACGGTGACCTCGGCCTCACCGGTGACGAGGCGACCGGCGTCAAGATCGTCCGGGCGTCGCTCTCCTACCCGCTGCGCAACATCGCCGAGAACGCCGGCCTTGAGGGCGGCGTCGTGGTCTCGAAGGTCGCCGAGCTGCCCGTCGGCTCCGGCCTCAACGCGGCCACCGGCGAGTACGGCGACCTGGTCGCCCAGGGCGTCGTCGACCCGGTGAAGGTGACGCGCAACGCGCTCGCCAACGCCGCGTCGATCGCGGGTCTGCTGCTCACGACCGAGAGCCTGGTCGTCGAGAAGCCGGCCGAGGAGGAGGGCGCGGGTCACTCGCACAGCCACGGTGGCCACGGCCACTCGCACAGCCACGGCCCGGGCTTCTGA
- a CDS encoding WhiB family transcriptional regulator yields MADVRRLPGPTTELWDWQLEGSCRGLDSALFFHPDNERGPSRARRESAAKAICASCPVVEPCREHALAVREPYGVWGGLSEAERTQLLGTGRGDALQPPLEDATPEMARAV; encoded by the coding sequence ATGGCTGACGTCCGTCGCCTACCCGGACCCACCACCGAACTGTGGGACTGGCAGCTCGAGGGCTCGTGCCGCGGGCTGGACAGCGCGCTCTTCTTCCACCCCGACAACGAGCGCGGTCCGTCGCGGGCGCGGCGGGAGTCGGCGGCGAAGGCGATCTGCGCGTCTTGCCCGGTGGTCGAGCCGTGCCGGGAGCACGCGCTGGCGGTGCGGGAACCGTACGGGGTCTGGGGCGGGCTGAGCGAGGCGGAGCGCACGCAACTGCTCGGCACCGGACGCGGCGACGCCCTGCAGCCGCCGCTGGAGGACGCCACCCCGGAGATGGCGCGCGCCGTCTGA
- a CDS encoding DUF72 domain-containing protein gives MGRIRVGTASWTDRTLIASGWYPDGVESAQERLAYYAGRFDIVEVDSTYYSPPAENTAALWAERTPDDFTFNIKAFALLTQHPTRPGSLYKDLRDKLGEAGEKKNVYLHDLDAAVVDEVWERFLSALEPLRAAGKLGALLFQFPQWFPIGRRNREYILQVKERCGQDRICVEFRNKTWLSEENQESTLSFLTDYQVPYVVVDMPQGHASSVPPIVTATSDLAVVRFHGHSDKWTSKDIHEKFGYLYSPEEMAEWAPKIRELPAKETHVLMNNCYSDYAQTNAQQLVDLLDLANKP, from the coding sequence ATGGGACGCATCCGGGTCGGAACGGCTTCGTGGACGGATCGCACGCTCATCGCGTCCGGTTGGTATCCCGACGGCGTGGAATCCGCTCAGGAGCGCCTCGCGTACTACGCCGGGCGGTTCGACATCGTCGAGGTCGACTCGACCTACTACTCGCCGCCCGCGGAGAACACCGCGGCGCTCTGGGCTGAGCGCACACCGGACGACTTCACGTTCAACATCAAGGCGTTCGCGCTGCTGACCCAGCACCCCACCCGCCCCGGTTCGCTCTACAAGGACCTGCGCGACAAGCTCGGTGAGGCCGGCGAGAAGAAAAACGTCTACCTCCACGACCTGGACGCCGCAGTGGTGGACGAGGTCTGGGAGCGGTTCCTGTCCGCGCTGGAGCCGTTGCGCGCGGCGGGCAAGCTCGGGGCGCTGCTGTTCCAGTTCCCGCAGTGGTTCCCGATCGGGCGGCGCAACCGGGAGTACATCCTCCAGGTCAAGGAGCGCTGCGGGCAGGACCGGATCTGCGTCGAGTTCCGGAACAAGACCTGGCTGTCCGAGGAGAACCAGGAATCGACGCTGTCGTTCCTCACCGACTACCAGGTGCCGTACGTGGTGGTCGACATGCCGCAGGGGCATGCGAGCTCGGTGCCTCCGATCGTGACGGCGACCAGCGACCTGGCGGTCGTGCGGTTCCACGGGCACAGCGACAAGTGGACGAGCAAGGACATCCACGAGAAGTTCGGGTACCTCTACTCGCCGGAGGAGATGGCGGAGTGGGCACCGAAGATTCGGGAGCTGCCCGCCAAGGAGACCCACGTCCTGATGAACAACTGCTACTCGGACTACGCGCAGACGAACGCGCAGCAGCTCGTGGACCTGTTGGACCTGGCGAACAAACCCTGA
- a CDS encoding DUF1828 domain-containing protein — MNADATLLVNSYLSWIQRTVTAEALNSTTAELTTPFLDRHNDHLQIYSEKLTSDLYLLTDDGYILAELKSSGVESRGRRREELFARLLAGHGVRLVGDELQVEASAHELGQKAHSLLQAMLGLDDMFVLAQPRSEPVFTDTVAKFLDAHDIRYTAQVKFSGRSGLDHLVDFVIPKSRSAPERVLQVVNHPRRDRVENLIFLATDTRAARGMAINYHVLLNDARQEISPDMISAFHAYDVSAEPWSRREEIAEALAA, encoded by the coding sequence ATGAACGCCGATGCAACTCTTCTGGTTAATTCTTACCTCTCCTGGATTCAACGCACGGTGACGGCAGAGGCCTTGAATTCGACAACGGCGGAGTTGACGACGCCGTTCCTGGATCGCCACAACGATCATCTTCAGATCTACTCCGAGAAGCTGACCAGCGACCTCTACCTACTCACGGACGACGGCTACATACTCGCTGAGCTGAAGTCATCCGGTGTGGAGAGCCGAGGTCGGCGTCGGGAGGAGCTCTTCGCGAGGTTGCTCGCTGGGCACGGGGTCCGCTTGGTCGGCGATGAACTGCAGGTCGAAGCTTCGGCCCACGAATTGGGCCAGAAGGCGCACAGTCTCCTGCAGGCAATGCTGGGCCTGGACGACATGTTCGTCTTGGCGCAGCCGCGGTCCGAGCCGGTCTTCACGGACACGGTGGCGAAGTTCCTCGATGCCCACGATATCCGGTATACCGCGCAGGTTAAGTTCTCCGGTCGCAGTGGGCTGGATCATCTGGTCGACTTCGTCATTCCCAAATCTCGATCGGCGCCCGAGCGCGTATTGCAAGTGGTCAATCATCCACGTCGGGACAGGGTAGAGAATCTCATTTTTTTGGCGACTGACACGCGGGCTGCCCGGGGTATGGCGATCAACTATCATGTCTTGCTGAATGATGCGCGCCAGGAGATATCCCCGGATATGATCAGCGCATTCCATGCCTACGACGTGAGCGCCGAGCCGTGGTCGCGCCGCGAGGAGATCGCTGAAGCGCTGGCGGCGTGA
- a CDS encoding DUF6978 family protein → MLEQWQARDLLRMPKIYSRDALVDLSAGVDDDLAIESEDGAEFFLLDVWRSRRSSRKARFQLRYRRGIVLARLCTSIPHTNPDGEHIGAPHLHLFREGYEAKWAEGLAPFPTHRAALEDFCKRINLPTPDIQGGVV, encoded by the coding sequence TTGCTCGAGCAATGGCAGGCGCGCGATCTTCTGCGGATGCCCAAAATCTACAGCCGTGACGCCCTCGTAGATCTCAGCGCCGGGGTGGATGATGACCTTGCCATCGAGAGCGAGGACGGGGCTGAGTTCTTCTTGTTGGACGTCTGGCGATCGCGACGGAGCTCCCGCAAAGCGCGGTTCCAGCTCCGCTACCGCCGTGGCATCGTCCTTGCTCGCCTCTGCACGTCGATTCCGCACACCAATCCCGACGGCGAGCATATCGGTGCGCCACACCTGCACTTGTTTCGAGAGGGATACGAAGCCAAGTGGGCGGAAGGGCTAGCTCCATTCCCCACCCATCGGGCGGCCCTCGAAGATTTCTGTAAGCGAATAAACTTGCCGACGCCGGACATCCAGGGAGGGGTTGTATGA
- the shbA gene encoding RNA polymerase sigma factor ShbA, translating to MTGERVERELDVLASRAAQSDAEATAELLRQVQPMVVRYCRARLGRAGGGTYTTADDVAQEVCLAVLHALPRYRDQGRPFTAFLFRIAANKVTDAHRVAARELGVPVQTIPETPAPGGGPEGHAIDADASRRMRDLLDTLPAAHRDVLLLRIAVGLSAEETGRALGMSAGSVRVTQHRALNRLRRTLDPVRETA from the coding sequence ATGACCGGGGAGCGGGTCGAGCGCGAATTGGACGTGCTGGCGTCCCGGGCGGCACAGTCCGACGCGGAGGCCACCGCCGAGCTGCTCCGGCAAGTGCAGCCGATGGTGGTGCGCTACTGCCGGGCGCGTCTGGGCCGAGCGGGCGGCGGTACCTATACGACGGCGGACGACGTAGCGCAGGAGGTGTGTCTCGCGGTGTTGCACGCACTGCCTCGCTATCGCGACCAGGGACGCCCTTTCACGGCGTTCCTGTTCCGCATCGCGGCGAACAAGGTCACCGACGCGCACCGGGTCGCCGCCCGGGAGCTCGGCGTTCCAGTGCAGACAATCCCCGAGACCCCCGCGCCCGGCGGCGGCCCGGAAGGGCATGCGATCGACGCCGACGCGTCGCGCCGCATGCGTGACCTGCTCGACACGCTGCCGGCCGCGCATCGGGACGTGCTGCTGCTCCGCATCGCGGTGGGGCTGAGCGCGGAGGAGACCGGCCGGGCACTCGGGATGAGCGCCGGATCCGTGCGGGTGACCCAGCACCGTGCGCTCAACCGCCTGCGCCGCACCCTCGACCCGGTCCGGGAGACGGCGTGA
- the groES gene encoding co-chaperone GroES produces the protein MTTATKVTIKPLEDRILVQANEAETTTASGIVIPDTAKEKPQEGTVLAVGPGRVDDKGTRVPVDVKVGDTVIYSKYGGTEVKYAGEEYLLLSARDVLAVVEK, from the coding sequence GTGACGACCGCTACCAAGGTCACCATCAAGCCGCTCGAGGACCGCATCCTGGTCCAGGCGAACGAGGCCGAGACGACGACTGCTTCCGGCATCGTCATCCCGGACACCGCCAAGGAGAAGCCCCAGGAGGGCACCGTCCTCGCGGTCGGCCCCGGCCGGGTGGACGACAAGGGCACTCGGGTGCCGGTCGACGTGAAGGTCGGCGACACCGTCATCTACTCGAAGTACGGCGGCACCGAGGTCAAGTACGCCGGCGAGGAGTACCTGCTGCTCTCGGCCCGCGACGTTCTCGCCGTCGTCGAGAAGTAA
- a CDS encoding DUF1918 domain-containing protein has translation MQAAIGDRVHVHGHTVGVPDLWGEVLEVRGSEGQPPYLVAFNDGHQGLIFPGPDAVIEHTGREFARR, from the coding sequence ATGCAGGCTGCCATCGGTGACCGGGTCCACGTCCACGGCCACACGGTCGGGGTGCCGGACCTCTGGGGCGAGGTCCTGGAGGTGCGCGGGTCGGAAGGCCAGCCGCCCTACCTCGTCGCCTTCAACGACGGTCACCAGGGCCTGATCTTTCCCGGCCCGGACGCCGTGATCGAACACACCGGCCGGGAGTTCGCTCGCCGCTGA